One window of Psychrobacillus sp. FSL H8-0483 genomic DNA carries:
- a CDS encoding IS110 family transposase → MDIVIERACGMDVHKDNITACIITPEGKEIQTFSTKTVFLIQLVDWIKQLNCTHVAMESTSVYWKPIVNLLEAEDIEFLVVNAQHMKAVPGRKTDVKDAEWIAKLLRHGLLKASYIPDRDQRELRELVRYRRSIIEERARQHNRIQKVLEGANIKLGSVVSDVLGVSARDMLHAIAEGEDDPEKLANFARRTMKKKKDELELALKGYINSHQRLMLKTILKHIDFLTEQIEMLDQEVAERVSANKEDVERLDSIPGIATRMAEQILSEIGTDIKNQFPSAAHMCSWAGLVPGHNESAGKRKSTKTKKGNKYLRSALTEAAHSVRGSKNYLGALYRRTAARKGKKRAGIVVAHAMLRISYYLLTRKEMYVDLGEDYFDKKRQQSIVRHSLRRLESLGYTVTLQEPEAS, encoded by the coding sequence ATGGATATAGTCATTGAAAGAGCATGTGGTATGGATGTTCATAAGGACAATATAACTGCATGTATTATCACACCAGAAGGAAAGGAGATTCAAACGTTTTCAACTAAAACTGTATTTTTAATACAGTTGGTGGACTGGATTAAACAGCTGAATTGTACGCATGTCGCCATGGAGAGCACGAGTGTTTACTGGAAACCTATTGTGAATTTATTAGAAGCTGAAGATATTGAGTTTCTAGTTGTGAATGCCCAGCATATGAAGGCAGTGCCTGGACGTAAAACAGATGTGAAGGATGCAGAATGGATTGCCAAACTACTCCGCCATGGTCTTCTCAAAGCTAGTTATATTCCTGACCGTGATCAACGGGAACTACGTGAACTTGTTCGCTATCGTCGGAGTATTATTGAAGAACGTGCCAGACAGCATAATCGGATTCAAAAGGTATTGGAAGGTGCGAACATTAAGTTAGGTTCTGTTGTTTCAGATGTGTTGGGCGTTTCAGCAAGGGATATGCTTCATGCGATCGCCGAAGGCGAAGATGATCCTGAAAAACTTGCAAATTTTGCTCGACGAACAATGAAAAAGAAGAAAGATGAACTGGAACTCGCCCTTAAAGGTTATATCAATTCACATCAACGTCTTATGTTGAAAACCATTTTAAAGCATATTGATTTTTTGACGGAGCAAATCGAGATGCTCGATCAAGAAGTGGCGGAAAGAGTAAGCGCCAATAAAGAAGATGTTGAACGACTAGATTCTATTCCTGGCATTGCTACAAGAATGGCGGAGCAAATTTTATCTGAAATCGGAACGGATATTAAGAATCAGTTTCCAAGTGCAGCTCATATGTGCTCTTGGGCAGGATTAGTTCCTGGACATAATGAAAGTGCGGGAAAAAGGAAATCAACTAAAACCAAAAAAGGAAACAAATATTTGAGATCAGCATTAACAGAAGCAGCTCATTCTGTAAGAGGTTCCAAAAACTATCTCGGTGCTTTGTATCGTCGTACAGCAGCAAGAAAAGGTAAGAAACGAGCAGGAATTGTCGTCGCTCATGCCATGTTACGCATCTCCTATTATCTCTTAACTCGAAAAGAAATGTACGTAGACTTAGGCGAAGACTACTTTGATAAAAAGAGACAACAGTCAATTGTTCGACATTCCTTACGAAGACTTGAGAGTTTAGGATACACAGTTACGTTACAAGAACCTGAAGCGTCTTAA
- a CDS encoding spore germination protein — protein MWFLKNKNIKELNTSTPSPSQEVDTNQKEALKTSLQQNIQTLKDTLGKSSDIIIREIRIGNEGTIKTGIIYTDGLTDTPSLQDFILETLMLDIKGIELQKKTSPDQNLISVLKDVALTVGEIKEITNFDDLFTSLLSGETIILIDGYAQGLSISNKHWVERAVTEPSAQTVVRGPREGFTENLRVNTALIRRKIKDPNLWMESKNIGTRTKTNIALVYINGIANDKIVKEVRLRLDRINIDGIIESGNIEELIQDSTYSPFSTVYNTERPDVVAAALLEGRIAILVDGTPFVLLVPALFVQFFQSAEDYYVRTVIGSLVRLLRFVAFAIALLAPALFIAITTYHQTMLPPALLISLAAQREGVPFPAFVEALIMEVTFEILREAGVRMPRSIGSAMSIVGAFVIGTAAVEAGIISAMMVIVVSITAISSFVSPSYDLAIAVRVLRFVFMALAATFGLFGITVGIIALILHLCSLRSFGVPYMTPLAPFNVSDQKDTFIVLPIWKLVTRPRLINQQNRVRQQDSAAAKPAPPKNKEYEGV, from the coding sequence ATGTGGTTTTTAAAGAATAAAAATATAAAAGAGTTAAATACATCTACCCCTTCACCGAGTCAAGAGGTAGATACCAATCAAAAAGAAGCCTTAAAAACTAGTCTTCAACAAAACATACAAACTCTAAAAGATACCCTTGGAAAAAGTTCGGATATTATCATTCGTGAAATTCGAATTGGAAATGAAGGAACCATTAAAACCGGTATTATTTATACAGACGGATTAACCGATACCCCTTCATTACAAGACTTTATTTTGGAAACGCTCATGCTAGATATCAAGGGGATTGAATTACAGAAAAAAACTTCTCCTGATCAAAATCTTATTAGCGTATTAAAAGATGTTGCCCTGACAGTAGGAGAAATTAAAGAAATAACTAATTTTGACGATCTTTTTACCAGCCTTTTGTCGGGGGAAACCATTATTTTAATCGACGGATATGCCCAAGGTTTAAGCATTTCCAATAAGCATTGGGTAGAACGTGCTGTAACTGAACCATCGGCCCAGACGGTAGTTAGAGGACCACGCGAAGGATTCACTGAAAATTTGCGTGTAAATACGGCCTTAATTCGTCGGAAAATTAAAGATCCGAACCTTTGGATGGAGTCAAAAAATATTGGAACACGTACGAAAACGAACATTGCCCTAGTCTATATCAATGGCATTGCAAATGACAAAATAGTAAAAGAAGTCCGTTTACGTTTGGATCGAATAAACATTGATGGAATTATCGAAAGTGGAAATATAGAGGAATTAATTCAAGATTCAACATATTCACCTTTTTCTACCGTTTATAATACAGAACGTCCGGATGTAGTAGCTGCAGCACTACTTGAGGGACGCATAGCTATTTTAGTAGATGGAACACCATTTGTGTTACTCGTTCCAGCATTATTCGTTCAATTTTTCCAGTCTGCTGAAGACTACTATGTGCGTACAGTTATTGGGAGTCTTGTTCGACTCCTTCGGTTTGTAGCATTCGCAATTGCTCTGCTAGCACCTGCATTATTTATTGCGATCACAACTTATCATCAAACCATGCTACCTCCTGCACTCCTAATTAGTCTGGCAGCTCAGCGAGAAGGTGTCCCATTTCCGGCATTTGTTGAAGCGCTCATAATGGAAGTCACCTTTGAAATTTTGCGCGAAGCAGGCGTAAGAATGCCACGCTCCATCGGTTCAGCCATGTCTATTGTAGGGGCATTTGTTATTGGAACAGCAGCGGTTGAAGCAGGCATAATCTCAGCTATGATGGTAATCGTCGTTTCAATAACCGCCATATCTAGTTTTGTTTCGCCCTCATACGACCTAGCGATTGCTGTTAGGGTGCTGCGCTTTGTATTTATGGCGTTAGCTGCTACGTTTGGTTTATTTGGAATTACGGTAGGTATAATTGCTCTTATTCTCCATTTATGTAGTTTACGTTCTTTTGGCGTACCTTATATGACTCCGTTAGCTCCATTCAATGTTTCTGATCAAAAGGATACGTTTATTGTTTTGCCTATATGGAAATTGGTTACTCGACCTCGCCTAATCAATCAACAAAATAGGGTCAGGCAACAAGATTCAGCCGCTGCAAAACCAGCACCACCAAAAAATAAGGAGTATGAAGGGGTTTAA
- a CDS encoding Ger(x)C family spore germination protein translates to MKKCMFGLLILSLFLSGCWDRRELNELAITMAIGIDKVEDEYQVTTQVIVPSELSMKGGLGRSPVTLFQAKGDTVYEAIRKLTRDSPRKIYPGHLRMLVIGEELAKEGIADSLELMFRDRELRYDFYIAIAKDMTAAEILNVTTTIEAIPANKMINALETSEKAFASTSGVTLDDLVADLVSDGKEAVLTGIFVTGDQEIGPSKQNVESITPSARIRYDNFAVFKKDKLVGWLTERESRGYNDITNKVKTTVNTISCPKEGKATIEVIKFNSDVKGKINKGKAEVDVNIKVKGNVGEVECEIDLTKPETIDQLEKIYEKDLKEIISDTINTVQNKYETDIFGFGEAIHRSNPKEWNKMKENWDEEFSNLTVNVKVVMELQHTGTITNSFLEEIKDK, encoded by the coding sequence ATGAAAAAGTGCATGTTTGGTCTCCTAATTCTCAGCCTCTTTCTTTCGGGGTGTTGGGACCGGCGGGAATTAAATGAACTCGCTATTACGATGGCAATAGGAATCGATAAAGTTGAAGATGAATACCAGGTTACCACTCAAGTGATTGTACCTTCGGAATTGTCTATGAAAGGAGGTTTAGGGCGCTCACCGGTAACACTCTTTCAGGCAAAAGGAGATACGGTTTATGAAGCAATTCGAAAACTTACAAGGGACTCGCCTCGTAAAATATATCCTGGACATCTTCGAATGCTTGTGATAGGTGAGGAATTAGCTAAGGAAGGTATAGCGGATTCATTAGAGTTAATGTTTAGGGACAGGGAACTTCGATATGATTTTTATATTGCTATTGCTAAAGATATGACAGCGGCAGAAATACTGAATGTTACAACAACTATAGAAGCTATACCAGCCAATAAAATGATTAATGCTCTTGAAACGTCAGAAAAGGCTTTTGCATCAACGAGTGGAGTTACATTAGATGATTTAGTTGCAGATCTTGTAAGTGATGGCAAGGAGGCTGTGTTAACGGGGATATTTGTAACGGGGGACCAAGAAATAGGGCCAAGCAAACAGAATGTAGAATCGATTACTCCTTCTGCTCGAATTCGATATGATAACTTTGCTGTTTTTAAAAAAGATAAACTTGTTGGATGGTTAACTGAACGTGAAAGTAGGGGGTATAACGATATCACCAACAAAGTAAAAACAACAGTAAATACAATATCGTGCCCTAAAGAGGGAAAAGCCACTATAGAGGTTATTAAATTCAATTCTGATGTTAAAGGTAAAATAAACAAAGGAAAGGCCGAAGTGGATGTCAATATTAAGGTAAAGGGAAATGTAGGGGAAGTAGAATGTGAAATAGATCTTACAAAACCAGAAACAATTGACCAGTTAGAGAAAATTTACGAAAAGGATTTGAAAGAGATCATTAGCGATACCATTAACACTGTTCAAAACAAATATGAAACAGATATTTTTGGATTTGGTGAAGCCATTCATCGATCCAATCCGAAAGAGTGGAATAAGATGAAAGAAAACTGGGATGAGGAATTTTCTAACTTAACAGTGAATGTTAAAGTTGTCATGGAACTTCAACATACGGGTACAATAACTAATTCCTTCTTAGAAGAGATAAAGGATAAATAA
- a CDS encoding endospore germination permease, protein MMQNVKINSYQFLILVIFFTIGTSTLTVPSVLATDAKQDAWISAIIGMGIGLLVIWLFITIALWFPHLTFTQIIEKVFGKWVGKIFSVLFVLTSFLFTSELIYYCGLFLNIHTLPNTPMVILNLLMAAILVMGVRLGLETIARSAEILIIVFFVLFLILVVFISPDIKFENIQPVFEMGTKKIIQSSVFYVVVSSIDAIFLLMIFPSFINKMKQVKKSFLIGNLIGGIIIIILTFLSVSVLGAADTSRQMYPSYELAKRINIGNFVQRIEALMSTLWIISLYFKTILYFYASVFGMAQILNLKDYRPITLPLGMIAVALSLVIYPNVIYQQKFDSTTGNSLSLSIGLFLPLLLVVVYALRKKQLKKDPESSKV, encoded by the coding sequence ATGATGCAAAACGTTAAAATAAATTCGTACCAATTTCTAATTTTAGTTATCTTTTTTACAATTGGTACGAGCACCTTAACTGTACCTTCAGTATTAGCAACCGACGCGAAACAAGACGCTTGGATTTCCGCTATAATTGGTATGGGAATCGGGTTATTGGTTATATGGCTATTCATCACTATAGCTCTTTGGTTCCCTCACCTCACCTTTACCCAAATCATTGAAAAAGTATTTGGAAAATGGGTAGGTAAAATCTTTTCTGTTTTGTTTGTACTCACGTCTTTTCTTTTTACTTCAGAACTTATATATTATTGTGGGTTATTCCTAAACATCCATACGTTGCCAAATACTCCAATGGTCATTCTTAATCTTCTTATGGCGGCGATATTGGTGATGGGAGTCCGTCTTGGATTGGAAACCATCGCGCGTTCTGCAGAAATCTTAATTATCGTTTTCTTCGTTCTTTTTCTGATTTTAGTGGTATTTATTTCACCTGATATCAAGTTTGAAAACATACAGCCTGTATTTGAAATGGGTACAAAAAAGATCATTCAATCATCTGTATTTTATGTCGTAGTATCTTCAATTGATGCCATTTTTTTATTAATGATTTTTCCTTCCTTCATTAACAAAATGAAGCAAGTTAAAAAATCTTTTTTAATTGGAAACTTAATAGGCGGCATCATCATCATCATCCTTACATTTTTAAGTGTTTCTGTATTAGGTGCTGCTGATACTTCCAGACAGATGTATCCTAGTTATGAATTGGCTAAAAGAATAAATATTGGGAATTTTGTGCAGCGTATTGAGGCGTTAATGTCCACCCTTTGGATTATTTCGCTCTACTTTAAGACGATTCTTTATTTTTACGCTTCCGTTTTTGGGATGGCACAAATTCTAAATTTGAAAGATTACCGCCCTATAACATTACCGTTAGGCATGATTGCTGTTGCCCTTTCTCTCGTGATTTATCCTAACGTCATCTACCAACAAAAGTTTGACAGTACAACGGGTAATTCCTTATCATTATCAATCGGACTTTTTTTACCACTTTTGCTGGTAGTCGTATATGCCCTCCGAAAAAAACAATTGAAAAAAGATCCTGAAAGTTCCAAAGTGTAA